GCCCTCGTCGCCGAGGCGCACGCGGCGCTCGCGCCCTTCGGCCCGCGGGCGCTGCCGCTCAAGGAGCTCGGCACCTTCATGATCGAGCGGAAGGCCTGAGCGTGTCCGAGATCCGCACCGTCCACGCCCGCGAGATCCTCGACTCGCGCGGCAATCCCACGGTCGAGGTCGAAGTCTGGCTCGACTCGGGCGCCTTCGGCCGCGCCATGGTGCCCTCGGGCGCCTCGACGGGCACGCGCGAGGCCGTCGAGCTGCGCGACGACGACGACACCCGCTACGGCGGCAAGGGCGTGCGCCAGGCGGTGCGCAACGTGACGGAGACCATCGCCCCCGAGGTCGAAGGTCTCGAGGCGACGGAACAGGCCGCCGTGGACCGCGCGCTGCTCGAGCTCGACGGCACGCCGAACAAGTCGGGCCTCGGCGCCAATGCGCTCCTCGGCGTGTCGCTGGCCGTCGCGCGCGCCGGCGCCGACGAGTGCGGCCTGCCGCTCTACCAGTACCTGGGCGGGCCGGGCGCCCGGATCATGCCGGTGCCCATGATGAACGTGCTCAACGGCGGCGCGCACGCCGACAACGGCCTGGACATCCAGGAGTTTATGATCGTGCCCGCGGGGGCGGGCTCCTTCGGCGAGGCCCTCCGGGTCGGCGTCGAGGTCTTCCACGCACTTCGGAAGCTGCTCAAGGACAAGGGCCTCTCGACGGGCGTGGGCGACGAGGGCGGCTTTGCCCCGAGCCTGCCCGGCAACGAAGCGGCGCTCGACTTCGTGCTGCGCGCCATCGAGCGCGCCGGTTACCGGCCCGGGGAGGACGTCTTCCTCGCCCTCGACCCGGCGGCAAGCGAGTTCGGCAAGCACGGGCGCTACCGCCTGCGCGCCGATCGCGCCGACAAGTCCCGCGAGGAGATGATCGCGTTTTACGAGCAGCTCCTCTCGCGCTACCCCATCTGCTCGATCGAGGACGGCCTGGGCGAGGACGACTGGGAGGGGTGGCGGGCGCTGACCCAGCGGCTGGGCTCGCGCATCCAGATCGTGGGCGACGACATCTTCGTCACCAGCCCGGCCATCCTCCAGGAGGGCATCCGCAAGGGGATCGCGAATGCGATTCTCGTCAAGCTGAACCAGATCGGCACGCTGACCGAGACGCTCGAGACGATCGAGCTGGCCAAGCGCGCCGGCTACGGCACGATCATCTCGCACCGCTCGGGCGAGACCGAGGACACCTTTGTCGCGGACCTGGCCGTCGCCGTCAACGCCGGGCAGATCAAGACCGGCTCGCTCTCCCGCGGCGAGCGCACCGCGAAATACAACCAGCTCCTGCGCATCGAGGAGGAGCTGGGCCCGTCCGCCGTCTGGCCCGGGCGGGCCGCCTTCGGGAGCCGGGCCCGGTGAACGTGCGCTCGCTGCGTCTCCTCCGCACGGCGGTGCTGGCGGTGCTGGCTGTCTCGTTCGCGGCCTACGGTGGGCAGAGCCTCACGCGCGTGTGGACGCTCAAGAAGGAAGTCGAGAACCTCGAGCGCGAGGTGGGCGCGCTCCGCGCCGAGACCGTGCGGCTGACG
The sequence above is drawn from the Candidatus Methylomirabilota bacterium genome and encodes:
- a CDS encoding septum formation initiator family protein — translated: MNVRSLRLLRTAVLAVLAVSFAAYGGQSLTRVWTLKKEVENLEREVGALRAETVRLTADVDRLRTDPDYIEQIARDKLGLVKPGDRVLKLPPASGSR
- the eno gene encoding phosphopyruvate hydratase, whose protein sequence is MSEIRTVHAREILDSRGNPTVEVEVWLDSGAFGRAMVPSGASTGTREAVELRDDDDTRYGGKGVRQAVRNVTETIAPEVEGLEATEQAAVDRALLELDGTPNKSGLGANALLGVSLAVARAGADECGLPLYQYLGGPGARIMPVPMMNVLNGGAHADNGLDIQEFMIVPAGAGSFGEALRVGVEVFHALRKLLKDKGLSTGVGDEGGFAPSLPGNEAALDFVLRAIERAGYRPGEDVFLALDPAASEFGKHGRYRLRADRADKSREEMIAFYEQLLSRYPICSIEDGLGEDDWEGWRALTQRLGSRIQIVGDDIFVTSPAILQEGIRKGIANAILVKLNQIGTLTETLETIELAKRAGYGTIISHRSGETEDTFVADLAVAVNAGQIKTGSLSRGERTAKYNQLLRIEEELGPSAVWPGRAAFGSRAR